A window from Balaenoptera musculus isolate JJ_BM4_2016_0621 chromosome 8, mBalMus1.pri.v3, whole genome shotgun sequence encodes these proteins:
- the LOC118899687 gene encoding 40S ribosomal protein S27-like, whose protein sequence is MPLAKYLLHPSPEEEKRKHKKKRLVQSPNSYFMDVKRPRCYKITTVFSHAQTVVLCVGCSTVLCQLTGGKARLTEGCSLRRRQH, encoded by the coding sequence ATGCCTCTTGCAAAGTATCTCCTTCATCCCTCtccagaagaggagaagaggaaacacaagAAGAAGCGCCTGGTGCAGAGCCCCAATTCCTATTTCATGGATGTGAAACGCCCACGATGCTATAAAATCACCACCGTCTTTAGCCATGCACAAACAGTAGTTTTGTGTGTTGGCTGCTCTACTGTCCTCTGCCAGCTTACAGGAGGAAAAGCAAGGCTTACAGAAGGATGCTCCCTCAGACGGAGGCAGCACTAA